The DNA region AGTATTGCCCCGGTTTCCTCGGCCCCATTCTTGTGACCAAAACCTGCCAGTACGACATGCCTCGCGACCGCAACTTCATTCTGGACGCAGTGCCGGAGCATCCGCAGATTTCCGTCTTTGTCGGCGCGGGCCATGCCTACAAGTTCGCCTCACTCGTCGGCAAAATCTTGAGCGAACTGGCTCTTGACGGGCAAACGCCTCACGACCTCTCGGCTTTCAAAGTCACCCGCCCTGCGATCACCGATCCCGATTACGCAGTTTCATTCCAGCACCAGAGCGATTGGGGCGCAATGTAAATCTGCCAGGGACGCGGACGCGAAGCGCGCGGATAAACGCGGATTTTTATAACAAGGAATCGCGAAAACCCGCGTCCCATATAAGGAGATGGTTATGTCTAAAAAATATCGCGTCGTCGTCATCGGCTCCGGCATTGTCGGGGCCAGCGCCGTTTGGCATTTTGCCAAAGCCGGCTGGAAAGACATTCTGCTGATTGACAAGGGCGAGCTGTGGGAAAACGACGGCTCGACCTCGCACGCGCCCGGCGGCGTGGTCGCCTTGAGCCATTCCAAACTGCTCACTCAGATGGCCGTCTACGGGGCCGACTTAATGGCCTCGCTCAAACCCTGGAGCGAAGACCGGATGACGTACAACGGCGTGGGCGGCCTGGACGTGGCCACGAGTGAACGGCGCTGGAACGACCTCAAACGCCTGCATGGCGAGTCAAAGTCTTACGGCGTTGAGGCGCATTTGCTCTCGCCCGACGAAGTAAAAATCAAATCGCCTCTCGTCAACCCCGAAGAAATCTTCGGCGGCATCTTTATTCCCAAAGGCGCGATTGTGGCCGGGGCGCACGTCTCGGCGGCGCTGGTGCGTGACGCAGGCGCGATGAGCAACGTGGACGCTTACGGAAATACCGCCGTCACCGATTTTGAAGTCAAGGATGGCCGCATCGTTGCCCTGAGCACGAGCAACCCCGAACTGCCCCGCATCGAATGTGAGTCGGCCCTGATCTGCGCCAACATCTGGTCGCCGGCCCTGTGCGAAAAACTCGGCATCCAGATTCCGTTGGTGGCCTTCGAGCATCAATACGTCATCACCACACCCATGCCCGAACTGGCTCAATATGCCGATCATCGCAAAGAAGACGAAGTCCATCACGTCGGCTTCCGCGACGTGGATCACACCATGTACTGCCGCTTCCACTGGGACAGCATCGGCGTGGGCAGTTATTGGCACCGCCCGCACATGGTCTACTCGCGTGACGTGAAGAAAAGCGCCATGCACCCTTTCACGCCCGAAGACTTTGCCGGGCCGTGGGAACACTTCCAGAAACTCGCCCCAGCCCTGAAAGGCATCAATAGCTTTATCAAATCCTTCAACGGCATGTTTGCCTTCTCAGTGGACGGCATGCCCATCATCGGCGAGTCGCACGTCAAGGGCCTGTGGGTCGCCACCGGCTCGTGGCTCACCCACGCGCCGGGCGTGGCCAAGTGCGCCGTCGAATGGATGACGAGCGGCGAGACCGAGTGGGACATGCGCCAAGTCCACCTGCACCGCTTCCAGACTCACGTGACCACCAGGAACTTCATGGATCGCATCAGCCTCAAGAACTATCGTGAGATTTACGAGATCGTCCACCCGCGCCAACCGCTCAGCGAACCGCGCAACGTTCGCCTCACCCCGTTCTACCCGCGACACAAAGACCTCAAAGCCAGCTTCACCGCCTTTGCCGGGATCGAAGTGCCGAACTGGAATGAAGAGAACACGCGCCTGCTGGAAAAGTACGAGGACAAGATTCCGGCCCGCTCCGGTTGGGCCGCCGAATACTGGTCACCCGTCGCCGGGGCCGAGCACCTGGCCACCCGCGAGAGCGCCGGCCTCTTCGACCTCACCGGCCTGGCCCTCATCGAAGTGAGCGGCCCCGGCGCGCTCAAGTTCGTCAACTATCTTTGCAGTAACGACATGGACAAGCCGGTCGGGCAAGTGATGTACACGCTCTGGCTGACGAAGAATGGTGGTGTCCGCCGTGACCTGGCCGTGGCCCGGCTGGCTGAAGACAAATTCTGGATGATGGTTGGCGACGGCACGCGCCCGCAGGATTTGGTCTGGGTGCGGAGCCACGCCCCGACCAACGGCTCGGTCGTCATCACCGATGTCTCCGACGGCTACACCGCCCTCGGTCTGTGGGGACCGAACGCCCGGAACATCCTGAGCAAAGTCACCCAGGCCGATCTTTCAAACGACGGCTTCCCCTTCTACTCCTGCCAGTGGATCGAAGTCGGCCCGGCCTGGGTGCTGGCCGTTCGCATTTCATACGCGGGCGAACTCGGCTGGGAACTGCACATCCCATTCGATCAGGACTTGCAGGTTTGGGATGCGATCTGGGAAGCGGGCCGCGAGTTTGATCTGATCTCCACCGGCATGACGGCTTTCGACACCTTGCGACTCGAAAAGGGCTACCGTCTCTGGGGTGGCGACGTTACCACCGAGTACAACGCTTACGAAGCCGGACTCGGCTGGACGGTGAAGCTGGACAAGCAGGATGACTTTCTGGGCAAGGCGGCGAGCAAGACGATCAAAGAGAAGGGTCCTAAGAAGAAGCTGTGTTGCCTGACGCTCGACAACCCGCGCGGCGCGGCCTTTGGCTACGAGCCGATCTTCTCGAACGGCGCCTGTGTCGGCCACGTGACCAGCGCCAACTATGGCTACAGCGTGAGCAAGTATATTTTGTACGGCTACCTGCCCAAAGAGTACGCGACGGTCGGCGCGAAGCTGGAGATCGAATACTTCGGCGAACGCCATCCGGTCACCGTCGCTCCCGACCCGCTCTTTGATCCAAAGGGCGAAAGAATGAAAGCGTAGATCAATTCACCACGAAGGCGCGAAGCCACAAAGATACACCAAGAATTCTTTGTGGAGCTTCGCGCCTTTGTGTCTTTGTGGTTAATGAGCCGTCGCCGAAGAAACGAAGCTGTAGACGCGACCACCGCGCCGTTTCGCCAACTGCAAACGCGCTGGCCGCCGCTGGAGGTGCTCTCGCCTGAACACCTG from Chloroflexota bacterium includes:
- a CDS encoding FAD-dependent oxidoreductase; the encoded protein is MSKKYRVVVIGSGIVGASAVWHFAKAGWKDILLIDKGELWENDGSTSHAPGGVVALSHSKLLTQMAVYGADLMASLKPWSEDRMTYNGVGGLDVATSERRWNDLKRLHGESKSYGVEAHLLSPDEVKIKSPLVNPEEIFGGIFIPKGAIVAGAHVSAALVRDAGAMSNVDAYGNTAVTDFEVKDGRIVALSTSNPELPRIECESALICANIWSPALCEKLGIQIPLVAFEHQYVITTPMPELAQYADHRKEDEVHHVGFRDVDHTMYCRFHWDSIGVGSYWHRPHMVYSRDVKKSAMHPFTPEDFAGPWEHFQKLAPALKGINSFIKSFNGMFAFSVDGMPIIGESHVKGLWVATGSWLTHAPGVAKCAVEWMTSGETEWDMRQVHLHRFQTHVTTRNFMDRISLKNYREIYEIVHPRQPLSEPRNVRLTPFYPRHKDLKASFTAFAGIEVPNWNEENTRLLEKYEDKIPARSGWAAEYWSPVAGAEHLATRESAGLFDLTGLALIEVSGPGALKFVNYLCSNDMDKPVGQVMYTLWLTKNGGVRRDLAVARLAEDKFWMMVGDGTRPQDLVWVRSHAPTNGSVVITDVSDGYTALGLWGPNARNILSKVTQADLSNDGFPFYSCQWIEVGPAWVLAVRISYAGELGWELHIPFDQDLQVWDAIWEAGREFDLISTGMTAFDTLRLEKGYRLWGGDVTTEYNAYEAGLGWTVKLDKQDDFLGKAASKTIKEKGPKKKLCCLTLDNPRGAAFGYEPIFSNGACVGHVTSANYGYSVSKYILYGYLPKEYATVGAKLEIEYFGERHPVTVAPDPLFDPKGERMKA